The following DNA comes from Quercus robur chromosome 1, dhQueRobu3.1, whole genome shotgun sequence.
gatgctcgggtacggctgatatcgtgcctacccgattcgaacaggaactccgccggggagtttgtcagggtgcgcggcaattggtttgccggagagatcccttgccccctcacacggcgtgaagtgggttcgtaccttcccctttttatagttgtttgagtaaaagaaaatcttttattgttaaaagctaacgtgttatttgttcttctgcagacggcaaagtgtttactcaggacctcagagccgtccacgtcaacgacttaaacttcgtccttcgttccgagatctacgtgcactgggacgggcaactccgggcctcacacctgatcctcggcgtggaaccggtttactccacttggcaatcattcaagcaagcgttgatagttgacagccccctgctctcgtacatagacgtccggtacgtgaacttcttgccgccgaagcttacaaccggggaagcgagggaatttggtaggCAGTTCACTGCCGTGGACGAACGAGTTCCCcttcgagacgattccgcggagcaagtatcccggcgccttagagagagagcccacgaagctatacaacaaggggaccaagcccaagagcagaccCATCAcgaggatccacccgccgagcatcaacagcaggtgacagacgcggctaacctgctagctgaagcgatccagcccggtgcaagCATGGTGGCAAGGCGAACAATGACCCTagacaggttcgtgcctggtgcccggccgaccaaccagcccccgcctacccagggtcggggtccagtttctcaacctcctccaacctcgcagtccggacgtgcccggaaAAAACAGAAAGTGGCCGAGCCATATTCCACGGCCCCGGGGGACGCCTCTGCccggactcctccccgaccaacaggggggATTGTCATCCGCGAGCCGCAGACCGAagccggcacggggggcgcatcctcctcccaagtggctccggcgtgggagccaaagttccttctggatggcaaaccattgccatcaacggcctctgttcggatatgggataagggcgagggcggccgcattgcccaaaccttggccggagctctccaacttcccgaggacgtgcacgcctttgaggacgggtccgaggagtccgtggggcgccggttagagtggcacgccattgcggtaattcttttgtctatttactCCATGTAAATTTCCTTTTGCCACTTTGCTAACCTTcacgcttgctaggccgctcaactagctcacattgtggctgcccgggcacgggagcttgacgaggaaaatgagcgcgagaaggcggcgcgggaggcagcagtaaaaacggcAAAGGAAAAGGCCAAGATTGCTGAGTCTGCCGAGAAtaaggctgctgccgcggagaagttccgagcatcTGCCGAACAGAGGTGTGCTGACCTCCtggccaggcaaaatgagacTGAACTTAAACTGGCCCAAGCCCTCAGTCTCAACACTTCTCATGCCGAGGAGATAGCTGACCTCAGGGCGGGtttggcggccgcggagcagaaGTGGTACGACGTGGGCTTCGCCGACGCTgagaactccgcagagccggtggttgctcgggctcggcatatgggtttcgaggccgggtggtatgctgctcttcaagcaatgggagttcctgaagattcgccgctgagagaccccggccagattccatttccgagTCCTGTACCAGCCATCCAGAACGTCCCGGCTGCTCCAgatgaggaggagacggccagtatgagggagttggttgagcaaatagACTCTCATGCTGAGCCCGAGGAACTGGAGACTACGAGCA
Coding sequences within:
- the LOC126728020 gene encoding uncharacterized protein LOC126728020, with product MVARRTMTLDRFVPGARPTNQPPPTQGRGPVSQPPPTSQSGRARKKQKVAEPYSTAPGDASARTPPRPTGGIVIREPQTEAGTGGASSSQVAPAWEPKFLLDGKPLPSTASVRIWDKGEGGRIAQTLAGALQLPEDVHAFEDGSEESVGRRLEWHAIAAAQLAHIVAARARELDEENEREKAAREAAVKTAKEKAKIAESAENKAAAAEKFRASAEQRCADLLARQNETELKLAQALSLNTSHAEEIADLRAGLAAAEQKWYDVGFADAENSAEPVVARARHMGFEAGWYAALQAMGVPEDSPLRDPGQIPFPSPVPAIQNVPAAPDEEETASMRELVEQIDSHAEPEELETTSTPTVQELLDEAQPFSLIVQQEVPPPTQPPS